One window of Silurus meridionalis isolate SWU-2019-XX chromosome 9, ASM1480568v1, whole genome shotgun sequence genomic DNA carries:
- the safb gene encoding scaffold attachment factor B1 isoform X4: MSENASALDSVAGEALEGAGVRKLSELRVIDLRAELKKRNLDISGNKSVLSERLKKAIEEEGGNPDEIVVQLEITPKKTPRRTPKGKRTEADESEDCALEEESVDGQEEGDAPGESVHDMDIMDMNVLDEADIDNNMMPEDEEYYENELLNTFSNEGNAEDYGDSDALKSESEEETETKQADSEDYPKQDIQGSEPLEQRKDMTESEKVAGCCISEPLNEERPEEENAPLWDETHKEEEDNVSDLAKAKEADNVEGDIDASEQSEVQPPCEDQQGVKDNSPGAESTSSHAANANETGLHKIESTDSESVAKAEGSKEDTKTEESAAESSEVKESSVEGDDQKKSDEKSGKPDSKDDKAGSAASSGRNLWVSGLSSTTRATDLKNLFSKYGKVVGAKVVTNARSPGARCYGFVTMCSTEEATKCISHLHRTELHGRMISVERAKNEPAGKKPADKSDAKMTTSDRRHSSESKTEKSDGKDEKAEGSDDKAGERTVVMDKSKGEPVISVKTKSKERSTKSRDRKSSSRERKDILSFDQIKEQRERERQRQREREVREMERRRHSGSGDRDGRSERERIRLFREREERERLMRKRNWLEVEKQRLDADRMEREFLERERVRVEYERRREQERIHREREELRRQQEQLRYEQDRRPLKRPYDMDGRKDDWPVKRMPMDERYGRSDFGRQDRFQDFDHRDRGRYQDDMFMERRDAPRGGLPADRDSQHFSDRDRHNRDSRDNWSGGGGFDKRPINAPRPVPGRDGRDWEPGRKMDGDRSWQG, translated from the exons atgtctgaaaacgCGTCGGCGTTAGATTCGGTGGCCGGAGAGGCCCTTGAAGGGGCCGGGGTGCGCAAATTATCTGAGCTGAGAGTCATCGACCTGAGGGCCGAGCTGAAGAAACGAAACCTGGATATCAGCGGGAACAAGAGCGTTCTGTCCGAGCGGCTTAAGAAG gcCATTGAGGAGGAAGGAGGCAATCCTGATGAAATAGTGGTTCAGCTTGAGATTACTCCCAAGAAAACACCCAGGAGAACTCCTAAAG GGAAGCGAACCGAAGCGGATGAATCTGAGGACTGTGCGCTGGAAGAGGAGTCTGTCGATGGCCAG GAAGAGGGAGATGCGCCCGGAGAGAGCGTTCATGACATGGACATCATGGACATGAACGTTCTGGATGAAGCCGACATCGATAACAACATGATGCCCGAGGACGAGGAATATTACGAGAACGAGCTTCTTAACACCTTTTCCAACGAAGGCAACGCAGAAGACTACGGCGATTCTGACGCGCTCAAGTCCGAGTCCGAGGAG GAAACGGAAACTAAGCAAGCAGACTCGGAAGATTATCCGAAACAGGACATTCAG gGTTCTGAACCACTGGAGCAGCGTAAAGACATGACAG AAAGTGAGAAAGTAGCCGGGTGTTGTATATCAGAGCCACTTAACGAGGAGCGGCCTGAAGAGGAGAACGCTCCACTGTGGGATGAAACTCACAAGGAAGAGGAGGACAATGTGTCCGACCTCGCTAAAGCCAAGGAGGCCGACAATGTGGAAGGAGACATTGATGCCTCGGAGCAAAGCGAAGTCCAACCCCCATGTGAGGACCAACAAGGCGTTAAGGACAATTCGCCGGGTGCCGAGAGCACCTCCTCTCACGCTGCTAACGCAAATGAAACGGGCTTGCACAAAATCGAAAGCACCGATTCAGAAAGCGTGGCGAAGGCCGAGGGGAGCAAGGAAGACACGAAGACTGAAGAGAGTGCTGCAGAATCTTCAGAAGTGAAAGAGTCCTCAGTAGAGGGTGATGATCAGAAAAagag TGATGAAAAATCAGGCAAGCCCGACTCTAAAGATGATAAAG CAGGCAGTGCTGCAAGTAGCGGAAGGAACCTGTGGGTCAGCGGCCTCTCGTCAACCACAAGAGCGACTGATCTGAAGAATCTGTTCAGCAAATACGGCAAG GTGGTGGGCGCTAAAGTGGTGACGAACGCCCGGAGCCCAGGAGCTCGTTGTTATGGTTTTGTGACCATGTGCTCTACAGAGGAGGCCACCAAGTGCATCAGCCACCTGCACCGGACCGAGCTGCACGGCCGCATGATCTCTGTAGAGAGG GCCAAGAATGAGCCAGCTGGAAAGAAACCCGCCGATAAAAGCGACGCAAAGATGACAACTAGTGACAGACGGCACTCCTCGGAGTCCAAGACCGAAAA ATCGGACGGCAAGGACGAGAAAGCCGAAGGCTCCGATGACAAAG CTGGAGAGAGGACCGTCGTCATGGACAAATCAAAAGGAGAACCTGTTATCAGCGTCAAAACCAAGAGCAAGGAGCGG AGTACCAAGAGTCGTGACCGCAAGTCTTCGAGCCGAGAGAGGAAGGACATACTGTCTTTTGATCAAATCAAAGAGCAGCGAGAGCGTGAGAGGCAGAGGCAGCGCGAGAGAGAGGTCCGAGAGATGGAGAGACGCAGGCATTCTGG CAGCGGCGATCGTGACGGTCGCAGCGAGCGCGAGCGCATCCGTCTGTTCCGTGAGCGCGAGGAGCGCGAGAGGCTGATGCGTAAGCGCAACTGGCTAGAGGTGGAGAAGCAGCGGCTGGACGCTGACCGCATGGAACGCGAGTTCCTTGAGCGTGAGCGCGTGCGAGTGGAGTACGAGCGCCGGCGTGAGCAGGAGCGGATTCACAGAGAGCGTGAGGAGCTGCGCAGACAGCAGGAGCAGCTTCGCTACGAGCAGGACCGCCGCCCGCTCAAGAGGCCTTACGACATGGACGGCAG GAAAGACGATTGGCCGGTAAAGAGGATGCCCATGGATGAACGATATGGGCGCTCCGATTTTGGTCGTCAGGATCGATTCCAAGATTTTGACCACAGAGATCGTGGCCGCTACCAGGACGACATGTTCATGGAAAG gaGAGATGCTCCCAGAGGTGGCCTGCCTGCAGACCGAGACAGCCAG CACTTTTCTGACCGGGACCGGCACAACAGAGACTCTCGGGATAACTGGAGCGGCGGAGGTGGTTTTGACAAGCGGCCAATAAATGCCCCAAGGCCAGTCCCTGGCAG AGACGGACGAGACTGGGAGCCTGGGCGTAAAATGGACGGCGACAGATCCTGGCAAGgtt GA